Below is a window of Nocardia asteroides DNA.
GCGGACGTAATTCGACTCGGCGGGTTCGTCGAGATCGGCGACCAGGCGGACCGCGTCGTCGAGCAGGGCGAGCACGTGCGGGAAGGCGTCGCGGAAGAAGCCCGAGATGCGCACGGTGACATCGACACGGGGACGGCCGAGTTCGGCGAGCGGGATCACCTCGAGAGTGGTGACGCGGCGGCTGGCCTCGTCCCACACCGGCCGCACCCCGAGCAGCGCGAACACCTCGGCGATGTCGTCACCGGAGGTGCGCATCGCGGAGGTGCCCCACACCGACAGGCCCACCGACTTCGGGTAGTCACCGTGGTCGGCGCGGTAGCGCGCGAGCAGCGATTCGGCCATGGCCTGACCGGTCTCCCAGGCCAGCCGCGACGGCACGGCCTTGGGGTCGACGGAGTAGAAGTTGCGGCCGGTCGGCAGCACGTTGATCAGGCCGCGCAGCGGAGAGCCGCTGGGCCCGGACGGGATGAACCCGCCGTTCAGCGCGTGCAGCACGCGGGCGATCTCGACGCTGGTCTCGCGCAGCCGGGGCACGACCTCGGTGGCGGCGAACCGCAGGATCGCGGCGACCTTGTCCAAGCGCTCGGCATCGGCGCCCGTGGCGCGGTGGCCGTCGAGGATCGCGGTCTCGAAGTCGGCGACCAGGCGCTCGACCGCGTCGGCGGACCAGCCCTCGGCCTGCAGCGCCACCAGCAGTTCGCGGGCGCGGGCCTCCACAACGTCGACCCGCTCGCGGGACTCGTCGCCCGCTTCGCTCAGGCCCAGCGCCTCGCGCAGGCCGGGCACGTTCTGTTCGCCGCCCCACAGCTGGCGGGCGCGCAGCATGGCCAGCACCAGGTCGAGTTCCATCTCGCCGGCGGGCGCCTGGCCCAGGATGTGCAGGCCGTCGCGGATCTGCACGTCCTTGATCTCGCACAGCCAGCCGTCGACGTGCAGCAGCATGTCGTCGAAGACGTCTTCCTCGGGCCGTTCGGCCAGGCCCAGGTCGTGGTCCATCTTGGCCGCGCGCATGAGCGTCCAGATCTGCTGGCGGATGGCGGGCAGCTTGGCCGGGTCGAGCGCGGAGATGTTGGCGTGCTCGTCGAGCAGCTGCTCGAGCCGGGAGATGTCGCCGTAGGTCTCGGCGCGGGCCATCGGCGGGATCAGGTGGTCGACCAGGGTGGCGTGCGCGCGGCGCTTGGCCTGGGTGCCCTCGCCCGGGTCGTTGACCAGGAACGGGTAGATCAGCGGCAGGTCGCCCAGGGCGGCGTCGGTGCCGCAGGAAGCCGACATGCCGAGGGTCTTGCCGGGCAGCCATTCCAGGTTGCCGTGCTTGCCCAGGTGCACCATGGCGTCGGCGCCGAAGCCGTCGGGCGCGGACAGCCAGCGGTAGGCCGCCAGGTAGTGGTGGCTCGGCGGCAGGTCCGGGTCGTGGTAGATGGCGACGGGGTTCTCGCCGAACCCGCGGGGCGGCTGCACCATGAGCACCACATTGCCGAAACGCAGTGCGGCGATGACGATCTCGCCCTGCGGATCGGCGGACCGGTCCACGTAGAGTTCGCCCGGCGGCGGGCCCCACGCCTCGACGACGGCCTCGCGCAGGTCGGCGGGCAGCGAGTCGAACCAGCGGGTGTAGGTGGCGGCGCCGATGCGGATCGGATTGCCTTCGAGCTGTTCGGCGGACAGCCAGTCGGGGTCCTGGCCGCCCGCGGCGATGAGCGCGTGGATCAGCGCGTCGCCGTCGTTGTCGTCCAGTCCGGGAATCTCGCCGGAGTCGCCGAGATCGTAACCGGCGGAACGCAGTTCGGTGAGCAGCCGGATCGCGCTGGCGGGGGTGTCGAGGCCGACGGCGTTGCCGATGCGGGCGTGCTTGGTCGGATACGCCGACAGCATGATCGCGATCCGCTTGTCGGCGGCGGGGATGTGGCGCAGGCGCGCGTGCCGCACGGCGATACCGGCCACCCGGGCCGCGCGCTCGGCGTCGGGGACATAGGTGGACAGGCCGTCGGCGTCGAACTCCTTGAACGAGAACGGCACCGTGATGATGCGGCCGTCGAATTCCGGCACCGCCACCTGGGTGGCGACGTCCAGCGGCGAGAGGCCGTCGTCGTTGGCCTCCCACTGGGCGCGGCCGCTGGTCAAGCAGAGACCCTGCAGGATCGGCACGTCCAGGGCGGCCAGCGCGGCCACGTCCCAGGCTTCGTCGTCGCCGCCCGCCGACGCGGTCGCCGGCTTGCTGCCGCCGGCCGCGAGCACGGTGACCACGAGGGCGTCGGCGCGGCCGAGCAGCGTCAGCAGTTCGGGTTCGGCGGTGCGCAGCGAGGCGCAGTACACCGGCAGCGCGCGGGCGCCCTTGGCCTCGATGGCGGTGCACAGGGCGTCGATGTAGCCGGTGTTGCCCGCCAGGTGCTGGGCCCGGTAGTAGACCACCGCGACGGTCGGGGCGTGCGGTTCCAGGATGCGCGCCGAGCGCTCGAGCTCGCCCCAGGTGGGCAGTTCCACCGGCGGGGCGAAGCCGTGCCCGGTCAGCAGCACGGTGTCGGAGAGGAAGTGGTGCAGCTCGCGCAGGTTCTCGGCGCCACCGGCGGCGAGGTAGTTGTGCGCGTCGGCCGCGACGCCGACCGGGACGGTGGAGCATTCCATCAGCTCCGCGTCGGGCGCGATCTCACCGCCGAGCGCCACCATCGGGACTCCGCTGGCACGCACCGCGTCCAGGCCCGCTTCCCAGGCCCGCCTGCCGCCGAGGATGCGCACGATCACCAGGTCGGCGCCGTCGAGCAGCTCCGGCAGATCCTCGATCAGCAACCGGGCGGGGTTGCCCCACCGGTAGTCGGCGCCACTGGCGCGCGCGCTGAGCAGGTCGGTGTCGGAGGTGGACAGCAGCAGGATCACAGGGTGAGACCTTCCTCGGGTGGCGCGCCCAACGGGATCGGGTGGGGTGCTCGCCGGAGAGGGTCTGGCTGTTCACAGTGGCGCGACCGCACCGGATTTCCACCGGTTTCCTCGACGCCCGCCGAGCATCCCGATCGTACTGGCCGCCCCCGGGAAGCAACTTTCCAGCCCACCTGGGTGCCGGCGGTCAGTGGGTCGGGCGGCGGGTGGAGTCACCGGCGGCGATCATGGCGGCGACCTCGGTGACGGCGGTGCGGATCATCGCTCCGTACGCGTCGTCGGTGAGGGCACCCAGGCGGTCGCGGGCGGCGTCGAGGTGGCGGGTGGCGGCGGGGAAAGCGCCGAGGCGGCGGAAGTTGTCGGCGAGGTTGAGGTGCAGGGAGGGATAGAAGCCCGCCACGTGCAGGCTCGCGTGGTACTGCTGAGCGCGGGCGTCGGAGAGTGCGTCGGCGGCATCGAGAGCACGGGTGTCCCAGACCAGGGCCTCGGCGGGATCGTCGTGGCAGTCGGCCAGGTAGTGGGCGAGGGTGCAGCGGTGCAGGGGATCACCCGCGACACCGATCTCGGACCAGATCGCGAGCAGCGTGGTGCGGGCGGCATCGGCGTCACCGGCGCGGAAGTCCTTGACGCCCTGGGTGATCCGGGCCATGACAGGGTCGGTGGTGGTCATCGGGAGGTCTCCTCGGGGAGGTCGGGGCGGCACGGCATGGCCAGGGTGAGCAGGTCGCCGTCGTCGGCGGAACGGATGCGGGCGGGCAGGTCCGGCGCGAGCAGGTCGACCATCACGTCGGGGCCGACCGCGCCCGCCACGGCGGGATACAGCGTGATCACGGCGAAGTGGATCGTCATCGGCGGACCGGCGGCAGTCGCACCCATCGGCGCCACCCCGAGCCGCACCCCGGCCGAGTCCACAACCAGCGTGATCGTCGGCGCGGCGCACTCCTCGAGCGCGGCCAGCGCTGCCGCCCGGTTCAGCACCACCCGGGTCGTCACCGGGGGCAACGCGGCCAGCATCGCCCGATAGTCGGGGAACTCCTCGGCACTGATCCGGCACCGCCGCCGGTCTTCGCGCGCGGCGTCGGCGCCGAGTTCGAGGTGCGTCGCGCCGGGACGCAAGCGGACGGTGTGCGTACGACGCAGCCAGGAGGCCGCAGTCCGCAGGTCGTCGGCGTCGACGGTCGCGGACCAGTCGGGGACGGCGGCGCCCCAGTCCGCGGCCGAGGCCGTCGCGGCGATGTCGGCCGCGCGGAGATCGCCGGAGGTGAGCGTCGCGGCCTCGCCCACGGTGGCGGTGCCCAAGCTGTCGTCGGCGGCGACCGTCGCGGCGATGTCGGCCGCGGGGCGATCTTCGGCGGCAAGCGTCGCGGCTTGGCCCGCGGTGGCGGGATCGAAGTCGGTGGTGGGGGTTTGGGCGGCGGCCGGGGTTGTTCGGAGGGTGCGGGTGGCCAGGCGGTAGCGGTCGGTGGCGGTGAGGACGAGGTCCTCGCCTCGGGCTTCGAGGTGAATGCTGTTGAGTACCGGCAGATCCGGGTCGAGCACCGTCGCGGCGGCGATCTGGTCGATCGCGGCGGCGAGCAGCGGGCCGCGCACCCGGACGACACACTCGTCTCGCCGCGCCGCTGTGTTCGGTTCCGCTGCCGGCGCGTGGTCGCGGTCACCCGACGGCGAATCCGTCTCTGGCGCTGTGCCGGTGGCGGAGGGCACGGCAGGTGTGGTTCCGGACCGCATCGCGGTGCGGGCGGCGTCGGCGGCGGAGCGGATCGCGTCGAGGTGGTCGTCCAGGGCGTGGAGGTGGTCGTCGACGAGGGACGCTCGCCGGGCCGGATCAGGTTCGGTGAGAACCGTGACGACGGCGGGGAGCGGCATGTCGACGGCGCGCAGGGATCGCACGAGCCGGGCGGTCGCGGCCTGATCGGGGGCGTAGTACCGGTACCCGGTGGTCGCGTCGACGACGGCCGGGACCAGCACGCCCGCGTCGGCGTAGAAGCGCAGCGCGCTGGCGCTCAGCCCGCAGGCACGGGCGAAGGCACCGATGGTGAGCAGCTCGGAATCGGACACCGGCCCATCATCGGGGTTCGAGCGGCTCGAAGGTCAAGCCGGCGGCGTCAGTCGCGGTCGGTGCCCACCGCGACCATCTCCGGCGAACCGGTACCGAGGTTGCGGTAGATGTTGGCGACCACCATCTGCCCGAGCGCGTTGTTGCCGACACCGCCGATGACGGCGCCGATTCCGGCCGGAATGAACGTGCCGAACATCAGCAGCGTCCGTTTCACCAGGTAGTTCACGATGAACCGCTTGGCGGGCGAATCGGGCATGCTCGCCAGGCCGGGAATCCGGTCGGTGACGACACCCAGCCACTGGCCGGTCTTGTGCCCGGCGGTCTCGTCGAGCAGCTTCGTCCCCGACTCCCCGAGCACCACCTTCGACACCAGATGGTCGCGGCGGGCATCGGCGGGGTCGAGATCGTAGGCGGCCGCGGCGCCGACGGCCAGCGCCGAGGACGCCTCCAGGAACACCGCGGTGTCGACGCCGGTCGCGAGCAGACTCAGCACGGTGCCCACCCCGGGCACGGCGGCGGTGAGCCCGACCACCACACCACTGGTGGTGACGACGACCAGATACTGGCGCGACAGCCGCTGCACGGTCTGCACGGGCGCGTCCTGCGGATGCCTGCGCTCGAGCCAGTCGACGTAGCGGTCCACCGCCCCGGTCTGCCTGCGCGCGACCTTGTCGAGCGCGGGAACCACCCGCTTGTCCACGAACTCACGCAACATGCGACAACCTCTCCTGTCGATGTCCGAACCGGCGATCTGTCGCCCACCACCCTAGGGGACCGCGCGCGGCGATGCCCGGCGGTGCCGCGCGCGTCGGCGGTCGTAGGCTGGACGGATCATGACCAGGAGCACTCCCGACTCTTGCCCCGGTGTCCTGCGCCTGCACCAGGCCGCCGACGGGCCGCTGGCCCGGATCCGCGTCCCCGGCGGCACGCTGACCCCGGCGCAACTGCAGGCCCTGGCCGACGCGGCGCGCGAGCTGGGCAACGGCGCGCTCGAGCTGACCTCGCGCGGCAACATCCAGCTGCGCCGGGTCACCGACGCCGCCGCGCTCGCCGACCGGCTCGACGCGGTCGGCCTGCTGCCGAGCCGCACCCACGAGCGGGTCCGCAATATCGTCGCCTCGCCGCTGTCGGGCCGGGTCGGCGGCTGGTCGGACGTGCGCGACCTGGCGACCCACCTCGACACCGGCCTGCGGGGCGACCCCCGGCTGGCGGACCTACCGGGCCGGGTGCTGTTCACCCTCGACGACGGCCGCGGCGATGTGAGCACGCTGCGCGGCGACATCGGTATCCAGGCGGTCGGCGACGGCGAGTTCGCGCTGCTGCTGGCCGGCGCCGACACCCGCGTGCGGGTGACCGCGGCCGAGGCCGTCGAGGTGATGCTCGACGCGGCCCACGGCTTCCTCGACCTGCGCGGCACCGGCGCCGACGGGCAGTGGCGGCTGCACGAGATCCCCGGTGGCGCCGAACGGGTCGTCGAGACCCTGGACCGCTCCCCCGCCGGCGCGCCACTGGAACTCGGTGCGGCACACGACATTCCGATCGGCTGGCTCGATCAGGACGACGGCCTGGTCAGCCTCGGCGCCGGCGTGCCGCTGGGGACACTGCCCGCGCGGACCGCCGAATTCCTCGCCGCCGTCGAACGACCGGTGCTGGTGACGCCGTGGCGCAGCCTGGTCGTCACCGATCTGGACGAGGGTCCCGCCGACACCGTCGTGCGGGTACTGGCCCCCATGGGCCTGATCTTCGACGCGCACTCGCCGTGGCTGCTGACCAGCGCGTGCGCGGGGAAACCGGGGTGCGCGAAATCGCTCACCGATGTGCGCGCCGACCTCGCCGCGGCCGTCGAGGCCGACCGGGTCACGCCGGGCCCGCAGCCGCCGGTGGACGCGCTGATCGTGGCCGAGGAGGTCACCGTGGCGGGCAGGCAGCACTGGTCCGGGTGCGACCGCCGGTGCGGGCGCCCGACCGGCCCGGTCACCGATGTCGTGGCGACGCCGGACGGGTACCACGTGCGCACGCACTGACCCACCTGCGCTGCACCGCAGGGAAATTCGGTCGACTCCGTCGGTGCCGCCTCGTACGCTGACCCCCACGTCAAGAGGGGGTTTCCATGTCCACATTGCAGGTGACGGCCGAACGGCTCGTCGTCCATCCGCATCCGAACGCCGACCGGCTCGAGCTGGCCCAGGTCGGCCTGTACCGGGCCGTCGTCGCCAAAGGCCAGTTCGCCACCGGCGAGCACGCGATCTACATCCCGGAGCAGGCGGTGCTGCCCGAGGAGCTGATCGCCGAACTGGGGCTCACCGGCAAACTGGCGGGGTCGCGGCGCGATCGGGTGAAGGCGGTGCGGCTGCGCGGGGAGGTGTCGCAGGGCATCGTGTGCACGCCCGCCGCGCTGGCCGGGGTCGACCTGGCGGCCGCGGCGAGCGCCCGCACCGATTTCGCCGAGGCGCTCGGTGTCACCAAATGGGTTCCGCCGGTCCCGGTCTCGATGTCCGGACAGCTGGAAGCCGCGCCGGAGCTGCTGCGCTGGATCGATGTGGAGAACATCAAACGGTTCCCCGGCATCTTCGCCGCGGGCGAGCCGGTGGTGGCGACGGAGAAGATCCACGGCACCGCCTGCCTGCTCACCCACGTCCGCGCCGAGGACCGGATCCTGGTGTCCTCCAAGGGCGTCGGCGGGAGATCGCTCGCGCTGGTGCCCGCCGAGGGCAACCTGTACTGGCGCGCGATCCGGGCGCACGGACTCGACGAGGCGGCCCGCAAGATCGCCACCGCGCTCGACGCCGACCGGGTCGGGCTCTTCGGCGAGGTGTACGGCGCGGGCGTGCAGGACCTGCACTACGGCGCCTCGGCCGCGCAGGACGCGACGCTGGGGTTCGGCCTGTTCGACATCGCCGTCGCCACCGGCGACGAGCCGGTGCGTTGGCTGGGCCATGCCGAGATCGGCGCGCTGCTGGGCGAACTCGGCCTCGCGGTGCCGCGGGTGCCGGTGCTCTACGAGGGCCCGTACGACGCGGCCGCGCTGCTGGCGCTGGCCGAGGGCGCCGAAACCGTCAGCGGTGCGGGCAGCAACATCCGGGAGGGTCTCGTCGTGCGGCCCGCCGTCGAACGGATGTCGCCGGTGCTGGGTGGACGGGCGATCGGCAAGATCGTCTCCGACGCCTACGTGCTGCGCGACGGCGGCACCGAATTCGAGTGAGCCGCGGCGGTTTCCACGCCCACCTGCCGCGCCGGCGGGCCGGCCGCGGACCGGGAGGTGGACACGGCCCCGCGCCCACCCGGCCGCCGCGACCGCGGCCGGGGCACCCGGGCTAGGCGGCGCGGCGGGCGTGCAGTTCGAGCACGCAGCACTTCACCCCGCCGCCGCCCTTCCGTAATTCGGACATGTCCACCGGTACCGGCGTGAACCCGCGCGCCCGCAAGGCCGCGATCAGGCCGGTGGCGCCCGGGTCGAGGAAGACATGGTGTCCGTCGCTGACGCCGTTGAGCCCGAACGCGAGCGCGTCGTTCTCGTCGGCGCGGATCGCGTCCGGATACAGCGCGGCCAGCACCTCCCTAGCGGCCGGGCTGAACGCGCCCGGGTAGTAGGCGACGGTGGTGTCGTCGAGGACCATCAGCGCGGTGTCGAGGTGGTAGAAGCGCGGGTCGACCAGTTCCAGCGACACCACCGGCAGGTCGAAGTACCGCTCCACCTCGGCGTGCGCGGACAGCGAGCAGCGGAAGCCGACTCCGGCCAGGATCCGCTGCCCGGCGAAGGTGAAGTCACCCTCGCCCTCGTTCGTCTCCTCCGCCGGGGCGAGTGCGCGCAGTTCCCTGGCCGCGAACCAGCGGTGGAACGCCGGGCCCTCGGCGGCACGTTCCGGGTGGGCGAACCGCGCCGAGAGCGCGTGCCCGCCGATCACGATGCCGCTGTTGGCGGCGAACACCATGTCCGGCAGACCGGGTTCGCCCGGCACGGTCTCCACGCTGTGGCCGTGCTGTTCGAGCACGGCGCGCAGGATCTCCCACTGCGCCAGGGCGCGCGCCCGGTCGACGGGGGCCGCCGGGTCCATCCAGGGGTTGATCGCGTAGGCGACCTCGAAGTGATCGGGCCTGCACATGACATAGCGACGCGGGGTGGCGACCCGCGTGGACGTCGTGGCGCGAAGGGGGGCTGCGGCGGTCATCAGGACTCCCGGTGGCTGCGCGGATCGAGTGTTGCTCCGAAGGTAAATGTCCGCCCGTTGCACGGGGAACACCGATTCGTTGCGCATATCGGTGCCATGATGGAGAAATCTTGCGTCTCCGGCCCGAGGAGTGACATGGACGACATCGATCGCCGCATCCTGGCCACGCTGCTCACCCACGCGCGCGCTTCGTTCCAGGAGATCGGCGCGGCGGTGGGGCTCTCGGCGCCCGCGGTGAAGCGGCGGGTGGACAAGATGGTCGCCACCGGTCAGATCACCGGCTTCACCGCCCAGGTCAATCCGGCGGCCCTGGGCTGGACGACCGAGGCGTACGTGGAGGTGTACTACCGCGACAACATCTCCCCCGCCGAACTGCGCCGCACCCTGGAACCGATCCCGCAGATCGTCGGCGTGTGGACCATCGCGGGCGAGGCCGACGCGCTGGTCCACGTGATGGCCACCGACATGGCCGAGATCGAGGTGACCGTGGAGCGGATCAGGGAGAACGCGCGCGTGGGCCGCACCCGCAGTTCGCTGGTGATGTCGCGCATCCTGGAGCGGCCGCGCACCTGAGCGACCGCGGCGGATACCCCGCCGGACACAGGTTCTAGGGTTGACCGCATGTCCGACGTGCGTACCAGCTACCTCACCGACGGCGCCGAGATCTATCGGCGCTCGTTCGCGACGATCCGCGCCGAAGCCGATCTCGCCGGTTTCCCCGCCGACGTCGAGCGGGTGGCGGTCCGGATGATCCACGGCTGCGGGCAGGTCGACCTGGCCGGTGACATCGCCTACTCCCCGGGCGTCGTCGCGGCGGCGCGCGCGGCGTTGCGCGCGGGCAAGCCGATCCTGTGCGACGCGAACATGGTCGCCTCCGGGGTCACCCGCAAGCGGCTGCCCGCCGACAACCCGGTGCTGTGCAACCTCACCGACCCGAGGGTCCCCGCGCTGGCCGCCGAGATGGGCAACACCCGGTCGGTCGCGGCGCTCGAGCTGCTGCGCGACCAGCTCGACGGCGCGGTGGTGGCCATCGGCAACGCGCCGACCGCGCTGTTCCACCTGCTCGACATGCTCGACGCGGGCGCGCCCGCCCCGGCCGCGATCATCGGCATCCCGGTCGGTTTCATCGGCGCCGCCGAATCCAAGCAGGCGCTGATCGACTTCGGTGGAGTCGAATATCTGACCGTGCGGGGCAGGCGCGGCGGCAGCGCCATCACCGCGTCGGCGCTCAACGCGATCGCGAGTGACCAGGAGTGAGTGACATCAGCAGCGGCAAACTCTGGGGCATCGGCCTCGGCCCCGGCGACCCGGAACTGGTGACGGTGAAGGCGGCCCGCCTCATCGCGGCGGCCGACGTGGTGGCCTTCCACAGCGCCCGCCACGGGCGCAGCATCTCGCGCGGCATCGCCGAACCGTATCTGCGGCCCGGCCAGATCGAAGAACACCTGGTCTACCCGGTGACCACCGAGACCACCGACCATCCCGGCGGCTACCAGGGCGCGATCGACGAGTTCTACGAGCAGGCCGCGGCCCGGCTGGCCGTCCACCTCGCGGCCGGCCGCTCGGTGGCCCTGCTCGCGGCGGGCGACCCGCTGTTCTACAGCTCCTACATGCACATGCACCGGCGCCTGGCCGACCGGTTCGAGGCCGAGATCGTCCCCGG
It encodes the following:
- a CDS encoding DNA polymerase III subunit beta family protein, translating into MSDSELLTIGAFARACGLSASALRFYADAGVLVPAVVDATTGYRYYAPDQAATARLVRSLRAVDMPLPAVVTVLTEPDPARRASLVDDHLHALDDHLDAIRSAADAARTAMRSGTTPAVPSATGTAPETDSPSGDRDHAPAAEPNTAARRDECVVRVRGPLLAAAIDQIAAATVLDPDLPVLNSIHLEARGEDLVLTATDRYRLATRTLRTTPAAAQTPTTDFDPATAGQAATLAAEDRPAADIAATVAADDSLGTATVGEAATLTSGDLRAADIAATASAADWGAAVPDWSATVDADDLRTAASWLRRTHTVRLRPGATHLELGADAAREDRRRCRISAEEFPDYRAMLAALPPVTTRVVLNRAAALAALEECAAPTITLVVDSAGVRLGVAPMGATAAGPPMTIHFAVITLYPAVAGAVGPDVMVDLLAPDLPARIRSADDGDLLTLAMPCRPDLPEETSR
- the cobG gene encoding precorrin-3B synthase — protein: MTRSTPDSCPGVLRLHQAADGPLARIRVPGGTLTPAQLQALADAARELGNGALELTSRGNIQLRRVTDAAALADRLDAVGLLPSRTHERVRNIVASPLSGRVGGWSDVRDLATHLDTGLRGDPRLADLPGRVLFTLDDGRGDVSTLRGDIGIQAVGDGEFALLLAGADTRVRVTAAEAVEVMLDAAHGFLDLRGTGADGQWRLHEIPGGAERVVETLDRSPAGAPLELGAAHDIPIGWLDQDDGLVSLGAGVPLGTLPARTAEFLAAVERPVLVTPWRSLVVTDLDEGPADTVVRVLAPMGLIFDAHSPWLLTSACAGKPGCAKSLTDVRADLAAAVEADRVTPGPQPPVDALIVAEEVTVAGRQHWSGCDRRCGRPTGPVTDVVATPDGYHVRTH
- a CDS encoding Lrp/AsnC family transcriptional regulator produces the protein MDDIDRRILATLLTHARASFQEIGAAVGLSAPAVKRRVDKMVATGQITGFTAQVNPAALGWTTEAYVEVYYRDNISPAELRRTLEPIPQIVGVWTIAGEADALVHVMATDMAEIEVTVERIRENARVGRTRSSLVMSRILERPRT
- a CDS encoding precorrin-8X methylmutase — encoded protein: MSDVRTSYLTDGAEIYRRSFATIRAEADLAGFPADVERVAVRMIHGCGQVDLAGDIAYSPGVVAAARAALRAGKPILCDANMVASGVTRKRLPADNPVLCNLTDPRVPALAAEMGNTRSVAALELLRDQLDGAVVAIGNAPTALFHLLDMLDAGAPAPAAIIGIPVGFIGAAESKQALIDFGGVEYLTVRGRRGGSAITASALNAIASDQE
- the ddaH gene encoding dimethylargininase, with protein sequence MTAAAPLRATTSTRVATPRRYVMCRPDHFEVAYAINPWMDPAAPVDRARALAQWEILRAVLEQHGHSVETVPGEPGLPDMVFAANSGIVIGGHALSARFAHPERAAEGPAFHRWFAARELRALAPAEETNEGEGDFTFAGQRILAGVGFRCSLSAHAEVERYFDLPVVSLELVDPRFYHLDTALMVLDDTTVAYYPGAFSPAAREVLAALYPDAIRADENDALAFGLNGVSDGHHVFLDPGATGLIAALRARGFTPVPVDMSELRKGGGGVKCCVLELHARRAA
- the cobN gene encoding cobaltochelatase subunit CobN; protein product: MILLLSTSDTDLLSARASGADYRWGNPARLLIEDLPELLDGADLVIVRILGGRRAWEAGLDAVRASGVPMVALGGEIAPDAELMECSTVPVGVAADAHNYLAAGGAENLRELHHFLSDTVLLTGHGFAPPVELPTWGELERSARILEPHAPTVAVVYYRAQHLAGNTGYIDALCTAIEAKGARALPVYCASLRTAEPELLTLLGRADALVVTVLAAGGSKPATASAGGDDEAWDVAALAALDVPILQGLCLTSGRAQWEANDDGLSPLDVATQVAVPEFDGRIITVPFSFKEFDADGLSTYVPDAERAARVAGIAVRHARLRHIPAADKRIAIMLSAYPTKHARIGNAVGLDTPASAIRLLTELRSAGYDLGDSGEIPGLDDNDGDALIHALIAAGGQDPDWLSAEQLEGNPIRIGAATYTRWFDSLPADLREAVVEAWGPPPGELYVDRSADPQGEIVIAALRFGNVVLMVQPPRGFGENPVAIYHDPDLPPSHHYLAAYRWLSAPDGFGADAMVHLGKHGNLEWLPGKTLGMSASCGTDAALGDLPLIYPFLVNDPGEGTQAKRRAHATLVDHLIPPMARAETYGDISRLEQLLDEHANISALDPAKLPAIRQQIWTLMRAAKMDHDLGLAERPEEDVFDDMLLHVDGWLCEIKDVQIRDGLHILGQAPAGEMELDLVLAMLRARQLWGGEQNVPGLREALGLSEAGDESRERVDVVEARARELLVALQAEGWSADAVERLVADFETAILDGHRATGADAERLDKVAAILRFAATEVVPRLRETSVEIARVLHALNGGFIPSGPSGSPLRGLINVLPTGRNFYSVDPKAVPSRLAWETGQAMAESLLARYRADHGDYPKSVGLSVWGTSAMRTSGDDIAEVFALLGVRPVWDEASRRVTTLEVIPLAELGRPRVDVTVRISGFFRDAFPHVLALLDDAVRLVADLDEPAESNYVRAHAQSDLAEHGDARRATTRIFGSKPGTYGAGLLQLIDSKSWRTDDDLAQVYTTWGGYAYGRDLDGAPAADDMRTAYQRIAVAAKNTDTREHDIADSDDYFQYHGGMVATVRALTGKNPEAYIGDSTRPDAVRTRTLSEETARVFRARVVNPRWLEAMRRHGYKGAFEMAATVDYLFGYDATTNVVADWMYEKLTESYVFDEVNRKFMEQSNPWALHGIAERLLEAAERKLWEHPEAETLDKLRQVYLETEGELE
- a CDS encoding RNA ligase (ATP), which codes for MSTLQVTAERLVVHPHPNADRLELAQVGLYRAVVAKGQFATGEHAIYIPEQAVLPEELIAELGLTGKLAGSRRDRVKAVRLRGEVSQGIVCTPAALAGVDLAAAASARTDFAEALGVTKWVPPVPVSMSGQLEAAPELLRWIDVENIKRFPGIFAAGEPVVATEKIHGTACLLTHVRAEDRILVSSKGVGGRSLALVPAEGNLYWRAIRAHGLDEAARKIATALDADRVGLFGEVYGAGVQDLHYGASAAQDATLGFGLFDIAVATGDEPVRWLGHAEIGALLGELGLAVPRVPVLYEGPYDAAALLALAEGAETVSGAGSNIREGLVVRPAVERMSPVLGGRAIGKIVSDAYVLRDGGTEFE